One Arachis hypogaea cultivar Tifrunner chromosome 18, arahy.Tifrunner.gnm2.J5K5, whole genome shotgun sequence genomic window, TCATATCTAGatcatattatattaaataactcttaaataatttaaaaattatgtagtatatatatttttgctaATTAATAATATGCCGTGTAATATAACTTAATTTGAAGAAATATCTGTTTAATTTGCCTTACCCTATGTAGTTTTAGTGCCTTGAAAATGAATTAAATACAAAATTCTGGTTGTTGTTGGAATGTTGGCTATATGGGTAACTTTAATACCTCACATATTATATCAGAAAACCTTAATATATAATAGCatgctgttgcaactttatggcgCGAAAAATAAAGGCTACATAACAATATGCATTAACTAAACAGCAATATAATATATCCCCAGTATTAATTAAAGTGCACACCTGAGGACTTAAAAGGAGCAAGAGAGGGAGATAAAACAGTTTGATAGTTTgcaaattaaatcattaatttaaatGTGTTACTCCCATCCGGAACCCAAAAGATTAGTTTATTACCATTGACTTTTTAAGGGAGGTAAATTAAGATTTCAACATATTGGATGAACTTTTATTGATATAGTAGACCAAACATATATACTTCAACATGATTATACATGAAATAGGATCTGTAAcagttttaaattgaataaattacataagtgataTTATATAATAATGGCGTACTTCTCATACTATTTTTCTCCATACTTAGATTACATTACTCTTAGTCCTCTTCTATTTTGTTAAATATGTTGTTAATGTAGTTCAATTATATTTAActctaatattataataattttagaggttttttttttgttgggcgGCGAGCTAGGCGAGACACTCTGAGTGCACTTActtgcaatttaaaaaaaaaatatatatagggaGCTAATGACCTAaacgtacaatgtgtataatggaggtttaggaagtattagaaaTATGACAATTAGGGTGTGTGTGGTCGGAGGAATCATAAATAATTCCTAGGAATTTTAAGATGAGAATATCATATTCTCATATTTGGTTCAAAGTTTAAAAAACTATTCCTAAGCAAGTTTGATTCCAAAGAATCAAAATACCATCATTTCAATTCCCATATTCTCCTTGGATATTTTTAATTCCCATGGGAATGGAATCTTTGTAACAAAGTAATACTTGAACCACACACACTTAGTGTTATATTGTTCTGTGAGGTTAtattttgggatgagtggtttcatgagaTGGTATTAGAGTTGCAGATTCGAAAGGTCAAAAGTTTAATTCTTGGTGAATCTCAAAACCAGCTTAAATTTTTGGAATGAGTGGttttatgacatgagatgtttattatccatGATATCCGAATGAGATGTTTATTTTACTCCTGGATCAAAAATTTAGTCTATTGTACACTTAGGCCATTAGCTTCCTAACAGTACTAAAAAAAATCACCAAAAGTAAAATGTTAGTGGACATCTATGCCATTATATATTTAGGCTTTAGGAATTAGGAAATCGTTTACAATACTAATATATATTCCCACACTTGCTTTATTTATTGCAACTCAATTTGTGAGGCGCCTAAATTTAGAGTGGGTTAGATACTTTAAACTTTAATTACTATATGTATTAGGTGGGCATGTCACATTAAAGTTTACATATGTTATATAATTCTTATTATTATGAGAATCGGAATCAAAATTAGGACACGGTTGCAAGATGGCCGATAATTATTAATTGTACAAGTGAAGCTTTATATGTTAATTAAGAACAATGAACTCAAGTTGCTAGCTACAAATGAAATGGCAGAACATGTTTTTCATCTTACATGATTGTACGATATATCatatgaaaaatatttaggagataaaaatattaaaactattttattttatatttttaattattatttattttattttacataaataCTTAATTAttgtcaaaataattaaataatattaaatataataaatatataattataaatattatatataaaattataaatattaaattaaattcaataaattttaaattattatctcttTAATCTTATAGATATCATATATTGGATATTATTAACTATACCTGATGCCAAATAGCCAATTATGTAATTATCatattaacaataaatttttgttattttttattgaaaaaaaagtgTGCATAATGCAtatgaaaatatataatttgattgGATTTAATTAAAAAGTAGTTGGCTGTCTAATATTTTTATAAGTAACcacttctatttattttataataagtcAAGGAAAAATTGTATAAAACTATGTAAAAGATCAATATTGTGAAAGAAAAAATATTGAGTCAATTAGGTtatatttgtttttgaaaatagtataaaataagacattaaaaataagatataaataataaaacacaaaattttatatttttatattttgtttaataataaattaaaataaattatgaaagtttaatttatttttatttttttattaaaaaatttgaaacaaaaaatataataataaaaaataaacaaaaataataaaaaaataaatgacattttttgttaatatttttttattttttctattaaaatagatacaaaatatactaatttaatataaatacatcatttttatttatattttatctatcaaacataattttatatttctttgtctGTCTCAATAATCTGTCTTCTCTGTAAACAAACACGGtcataagatttttatttttagaaagaaaaaagaaaaaaaagaatgagCGAGTAAATTGTAAATTGCATTGACCTGGAAATTCTCTTACCGAAAACAAACTACCCCAAATGTGAGGGCCTGTTGGTAATTTAGCACACACCAATCCAGTAGCTTAGTTACAGCTTCAGCTACTCAGAAGAATGCCTTATCCACAACGCTAATGTAAATGCGACCtaactttctctttctctctctctctttcttttcttaactccATTCATtaatcactttctttttcttttttctttttcattttttttcttttccaaaaaagcAAACGAAGCTTTATAAAAGCACTTCCCAAGGAACCGAAACAGAGTTAAGACCCGCACCGAagaaatcaaagaagaagaagaacctcttCGCTCTCACCGCTGAAAACTGAAAACCCAGCCAAAATAAAACCCTCTTAATTTGATCagaatcggaaaaaaaaaaggtttgacATGGCGACAGGTAAAGGCCACATTGCTAGGTCAAGCTACCGCTTCCTCCCTTCTTCCATTGACAGGGACACTTTCACCGATTCCGCCTTCGAGTTCGACGAGTCAGACCTTTACAGTAACTCGGCCCGAGCCAACTCGCCCGAGTTTCGCAAAACCGTTCGCGCATCATCCAGACTGTCCAGCAAGAGCAAGTCATCGTCTGCGTCGTCGTACTCCGGTGGTCGACCGGCGTCGGTGCCGATGAACGTGCCGGACTGGTCGAAGATCCTTGGGCAAGAGTACAGGGAGAATCGGAGGAGGGAGGTTGAGGAAGACGACGATGCTGAGACCGACGACGGTTGCGAAGCTAGGGTTCCGCCGCATGAGTTTCTGGCGAGGACGAGGATGGCTTCGTTTTCGGTGCACGAAGGAATCGGTAGAACTCTCAAAGGCCGTGATCTCAGTAGGGTCCGAAACGCAATTTGGGCCAAAACCGGGTTTGAGGACTAAACCCGATCACGCCCCGAGTTGACTTCGAGAACAGGACCATATAATTTGGTAAACGGTAAACCACCACTCGcggaaaattttcttttcttttccttttttcttctttcaaattttttgtttcatttttctttgacagAGAGTTCTACAAATTGGCAGGTTTGTTAGCTTTtccattttttactttttttttttttttttttggtttttagatGATGAGTTTACATGTATGAGAGGAAATGGAAATGAGGTTC contains:
- the LOC112771053 gene encoding protein S40-4, translated to MATGKGHIARSSYRFLPSSIDRDTFTDSAFEFDESDLYSNSARANSPEFRKTVRASSRLSSKSKSSSASSYSGGRPASVPMNVPDWSKILGQEYRENRRREVEEDDDAETDDGCEARVPPHEFLARTRMASFSVHEGIGRTLKGRDLSRVRNAIWAKTGFED